The following are encoded together in the Mumia sp. Pv4-285 genome:
- a CDS encoding NADPH-dependent FMN reductase gives MSENSRLVILVGSVREGRFGPVVASWVAEQAGAHGGFDVDVVDLANADVPLALPAESPKLAGEAYPRPAGMLDLTARFEAADAFVIVTPEYNHSYPASLKAAIDWHFTQWTAKPVAFVSYGGAAGGRHAVLHLENVLTELHAVTIRDGLSFPNYYLNFDMDAGLPHDDQAGVYAKAMLEQLDWWATVLKDARRRIPYPA, from the coding sequence ATGAGCGAGAACAGCAGACTTGTCATCCTCGTCGGCAGCGTCCGCGAGGGTCGTTTCGGGCCGGTGGTGGCCTCATGGGTCGCCGAGCAGGCGGGCGCCCACGGAGGGTTCGACGTCGATGTGGTCGACCTCGCGAACGCGGACGTTCCGCTGGCACTGCCGGCGGAGTCGCCGAAGCTGGCGGGGGAGGCCTATCCGCGCCCAGCGGGGATGCTCGACCTGACGGCACGGTTCGAGGCCGCCGACGCTTTCGTCATCGTGACCCCCGAGTACAACCACAGCTATCCCGCGTCGCTCAAGGCGGCGATCGACTGGCATTTCACCCAGTGGACGGCGAAGCCTGTGGCGTTCGTCAGCTATGGGGGAGCGGCCGGTGGACGCCACGCCGTGCTGCACCTCGAAAACGTCCTCACCGAGCTGCACGCGGTCACGATCCGCGACGGGCTGTCGTTCCCGAACTACTACCTGAACTTCGACATGGACGCGGGTCTGCCCCACGACGATCAGGCGGGGGTGTATGCCAAGGCGATGCTCGAGCAGCTCGACTGGTGGGCGACGGTCCTGAAGGATGCCCGCCGCCGGATCCCGTATCCGGCCTGA
- a CDS encoding helix-turn-helix domain-containing protein, whose protein sequence is MSTPLGDFVRARRDRTTPESLGLPAGVRRRAPGLRRMELAALAGISVEYLTRIEQGRDRNPSIQVVHALAEALRLDVNDREHLHNLTKATSGECVSVVPHRTSVRPTVQAILDQLEPGVAAVVNRIGDLLSHTAGFEQLVGPLGVLDTPDPNLTRFVLTDNRARLAFPEWERIADERVAELWQGPTTDRSRLFVAEMTAVVGDAFTRRLNAHTAPSRGTQRWIHPVAGELRLDCEVLDLPAVDSQQIMVLLPADDATATALESLHRRAAGSLRAV, encoded by the coding sequence ATGAGCACGCCCCTCGGCGACTTCGTGCGCGCACGACGCGACCGCACGACGCCGGAGTCCCTCGGTCTACCGGCCGGCGTACGGCGCCGAGCCCCTGGTCTGCGCCGCATGGAGCTGGCGGCTCTCGCCGGCATCAGCGTCGAGTACCTCACCCGCATCGAGCAGGGGCGCGACCGCAACCCCTCGATCCAGGTCGTGCACGCCCTCGCCGAGGCGTTGCGGCTCGACGTCAACGACCGCGAGCACCTCCACAACCTCACGAAGGCGACGTCAGGCGAGTGTGTCAGTGTCGTTCCGCACCGCACGTCGGTGCGGCCGACCGTCCAGGCGATCCTCGACCAGCTCGAGCCGGGGGTCGCCGCGGTCGTCAACCGGATCGGTGACCTGCTCTCCCACACCGCCGGCTTCGAGCAGCTCGTCGGCCCGCTCGGGGTTCTCGACACACCGGACCCGAACCTGACCCGATTCGTCCTCACCGACAACAGGGCGCGCCTGGCGTTCCCCGAGTGGGAACGGATCGCCGACGAGCGGGTGGCAGAGCTGTGGCAGGGCCCCACGACGGACCGCTCCAGGCTGTTCGTCGCCGAGATGACGGCGGTGGTCGGTGATGCGTTCACCCGTCGCCTCAACGCCCACACCGCACCTTCACGCGGGACGCAACGCTGGATCCATCCGGTTGCCGGCGAGCTGCGCCTGGACTGTGAGGTCCTCGACCTGCCGGCCGTCGACAGCCAGCAGATCATGGTCCTTCTCCCCGCCGACGACGCGACGGCGACCGCACTCGAGTCGCTGCACCGACGCGCGGCCGGGTCGCTGCGGGCCGTCTGA
- a CDS encoding amidohydrolase family protein, translated as MTSARESLALQDEDLPAFAAELGIPGLFDAHVHFLPPRVMDKVWSYFDAVGPMTGREWPIRYRFPVEERVEYLGTLGVLRYSALPYAHKAGMSEFLNAWAAEFAAGNGNALRSATFYPEPEAGAYVRRAISDGVEIFKTHLQVGDFDPTDPLLDPVWGAIADAQVPVVVHAGSGPAPGTYTGPELIGRVLAAYPTLPMIVAHMGIPEYEDFLVMAERYPNVRLDTTMVFTDFTEDTTPYPRDLLPRLRDLQDRVLLGSDFPNIPYAYAHQVESLVRLGLGDDWLRDVLWRNGLRLFDA; from the coding sequence ATGACGTCCGCCCGTGAGAGCCTCGCCCTGCAGGACGAGGACCTTCCCGCCTTCGCGGCCGAGCTGGGGATCCCGGGCCTCTTCGACGCTCACGTGCACTTCTTGCCGCCGCGGGTGATGGACAAGGTCTGGTCGTACTTCGACGCCGTCGGGCCGATGACGGGTCGAGAGTGGCCCATCCGTTACCGCTTTCCCGTGGAGGAGCGCGTCGAGTACCTCGGCACGCTCGGTGTGCTCCGCTACTCCGCCCTCCCGTACGCGCACAAGGCAGGCATGTCGGAGTTCCTCAACGCCTGGGCCGCGGAGTTCGCCGCGGGCAACGGCAACGCGTTGCGGTCGGCGACCTTCTATCCCGAGCCCGAGGCAGGTGCGTACGTCCGTCGTGCGATCTCCGACGGCGTGGAGATCTTCAAGACCCACCTCCAGGTCGGAGACTTCGACCCGACCGATCCGCTGCTCGACCCCGTCTGGGGTGCGATCGCCGATGCCCAGGTGCCGGTCGTGGTGCACGCCGGCTCCGGGCCTGCTCCGGGGACGTACACCGGCCCGGAGCTGATCGGCCGTGTGCTGGCCGCGTACCCGACGCTGCCGATGATCGTCGCGCACATGGGCATCCCGGAGTACGAGGACTTCCTCGTGATGGCCGAGCGCTACCCGAACGTTCGGCTCGACACCACGATGGTGTTCACCGACTTCACCGAGGACACGACGCCGTACCCGCGTGATCTCCTACCGCGCCTGCGGGACCTGCAGGACCGCGTGCTCCTGGGATCCGACTTCCCCAACATCCCGTACGCGTACGCGCACCAGGTCGAGTCGCTGGTCCGCCTCGGCCTGGGCGACGACTGGCTGCGCGACGTGCTCTGGCGCAACGGTCTCCGGCTGTTCGACGCCTGA
- the smpB gene encoding SsrA-binding protein SmpB: protein MAKETGKKLIAQNRKARHEYHLDDLYEAGIVLSGTEVKSLREGRANLTDGWADIEGGEVWMHGVHIPEYAQGTWTNHSARRKRKLLLHRREIERIEKAVATPGVTLIPLSLYFTDGRAKVEIAVARGKKAWDKRQAIAQRQATREVQAEVGRRVKGMPG, encoded by the coding sequence ATGGCCAAGGAGACCGGCAAGAAGCTGATCGCGCAGAACCGCAAGGCGCGCCACGAGTACCACCTCGACGACCTGTACGAGGCGGGGATCGTGCTGTCCGGCACCGAGGTCAAGTCGTTGCGGGAGGGGCGCGCGAACCTCACCGACGGGTGGGCCGACATCGAGGGCGGCGAGGTGTGGATGCACGGCGTCCACATCCCTGAGTACGCGCAGGGCACCTGGACCAACCACTCGGCCCGCCGCAAGCGCAAGCTGCTTCTCCACCGGCGCGAGATCGAGAGGATCGAGAAGGCGGTCGCGACACCGGGCGTCACGCTCATCCCGCTGTCGCTCTACTTCACCGACGGCCGTGCGAAGGTCGAGATCGCCGTTGCGCGCGGCAAGAAGGCGTGGGACAAGCGCCAGGCGATCGCCCAGCGTCAGGCCACCCGTGAGGTCCAGGCGGAGGTCGGACGCCGGGTGAAGGGGATGCCCGGATGA
- a CDS encoding MFS transporter encodes MEEGARDTRWSGLVVCLVAGFMTLLDVSIVNVALPSIREGLDASDAQIQLIVAGYSLAFGIALVPAGRLGDALSRRTVFCVGLVVFTTASAMAGAASDPGWLAAARIVQGIGGGLINPQVSGFIQNLFQGDERARAFGLFGATVGISTAVGPLLGGALVSLGGAEHGWRYVFFVNVPVGVVALVLALRWLPRSQPHHRESLDPVGVLLFATATLLVLLPLVEGGSSDALSSRPWWLIGVAAVLLLALGLWERWWARSGRATLVDMTLLRVRSYMLGLGLGTLYFAGFTSIFLVLTLYLQNGLGYSAFEAGLTQMPFALGSAVAAALGGRLVNRYGRALVVVGLVMVVTGLVVVDLLVPHLDTHVGLWLAAPLAVAGFGGGLVISPNVTITLSEVDIRRAGVGGGMLQTAQRVGSAIGVALVLAQFFSRLAVDGDYAESMSLALRTTIAFVVGALALGLADLLTSRRES; translated from the coding sequence GTGGAGGAGGGGGCTCGGGACACCCGGTGGAGCGGCCTCGTCGTCTGTCTCGTCGCCGGCTTCATGACGCTGCTCGACGTGAGCATCGTCAACGTCGCCCTCCCGTCGATCCGTGAAGGCCTCGATGCCTCCGACGCCCAGATCCAGCTGATCGTCGCCGGCTACTCGCTCGCGTTCGGGATCGCCCTCGTCCCCGCCGGCCGGCTCGGCGACGCGCTCAGCCGCCGCACGGTTTTCTGTGTCGGCCTGGTCGTCTTCACGACCGCCAGCGCCATGGCCGGCGCCGCCTCGGACCCCGGATGGCTCGCGGCGGCACGAATCGTTCAGGGCATCGGCGGCGGCCTGATCAACCCGCAGGTCTCGGGGTTCATCCAGAACCTGTTCCAGGGCGACGAGCGCGCACGTGCGTTCGGCCTCTTCGGCGCCACCGTCGGCATCTCGACCGCTGTCGGCCCTCTGCTCGGGGGCGCACTCGTCTCCCTCGGCGGTGCGGAGCACGGCTGGCGATACGTCTTCTTCGTCAACGTCCCTGTCGGCGTCGTGGCTCTGGTCCTCGCGTTGCGCTGGCTGCCGCGGTCCCAGCCGCATCACCGAGAGTCGCTCGACCCGGTCGGCGTGCTGCTGTTCGCGACCGCCACACTTCTGGTGCTCCTTCCCCTGGTCGAGGGCGGGAGCAGCGACGCGCTGTCATCGCGTCCCTGGTGGCTGATCGGCGTCGCGGCCGTTCTGCTGCTCGCCCTCGGGCTCTGGGAGCGCTGGTGGGCGCGGTCCGGTCGCGCGACGCTCGTCGACATGACGCTCCTGCGCGTCCGGTCGTACATGCTCGGGCTCGGCCTGGGCACCCTCTACTTCGCCGGCTTCACGTCGATCTTCCTCGTCCTCACGCTCTACCTCCAGAACGGGCTCGGCTACAGCGCGTTCGAGGCCGGACTCACGCAGATGCCGTTCGCGCTGGGCTCAGCGGTCGCGGCGGCGCTCGGCGGTCGCCTCGTCAACCGGTACGGCCGCGCGCTGGTCGTGGTCGGTCTGGTCATGGTGGTCACCGGGCTGGTCGTCGTGGACCTCCTCGTCCCCCACCTCGACACTCACGTCGGACTGTGGCTCGCCGCACCGCTGGCGGTGGCCGGGTTCGGCGGGGGTCTCGTCATCTCGCCGAACGTCACGATCACGCTGTCCGAGGTCGACATCCGCCGTGCCGGTGTCGGCGGCGGGATGCTCCAGACGGCGCAGCGGGTCGGCAGCGCGATCGGCGTCGCGCTGGTACTCGCCCAGTTCTTCAGCCGGCTCGCGGTCGACGGCGACTACGCGGAGTCGATGAGCCTGGCGCTGCGGACCACGATCGCGTTCGTCGTCGGCGCGCTGGCGCTCGGGCTGGCCGATCTCCTGACCAGTCGGCGGGAGAGCTGA
- a CDS encoding peptidoglycan DD-metalloendopeptidase family protein: MARVDDPRRAGARVRTALVLTVLLALTGTVTSPSSGDDKNDLRDRRNQVQSEISGAKSELDQSSAQLSSATQALQQSQASLATARTTLAATRTQLAAAQARDAAMKAALVQAEATLVTAKTEAKQGRKSQRRAERVVERMTVESLQGGSPSMRAFAALVNGVDAATYGKQVSLDQAVTDARLAKVDTLEATRVMLDLHRKRVQKARDEVKVKRQEAADNLAEQERLELAAEEQEAQVSELVATNATARTTAAKARSDDAAQLAALESERYSISRRLKAIAAAERAAAQRERERERKRLEAQKKRNNSGGGGNNGGGNNGGGGNGGGGNGGGGNGGGGGADGGSSLSYPVQAPITSAYGMRFHPVLHYWKLHDGTDFGAACGTPVHAAAGGRVVDRYYNAGYGNRVIISHGQMRGRSVATTYNHLSRYSAFPGQRVKRGDVIGYVGTTGYSTGCHLHFMVMLDGDTTNPMNWL; encoded by the coding sequence GTGGCACGAGTCGACGATCCCCGGCGTGCCGGCGCGCGTGTGCGCACTGCGCTCGTGCTGACGGTGCTGCTCGCGCTGACCGGAACCGTCACGAGCCCTTCCTCCGGCGACGACAAGAACGACCTCCGCGACCGGCGCAACCAGGTCCAGTCGGAGATCTCGGGCGCGAAGTCGGAGCTCGACCAGTCCAGCGCGCAGCTGTCGTCCGCCACGCAGGCGCTCCAGCAGTCGCAGGCGAGCCTCGCGACCGCGCGTACGACGCTCGCCGCGACCCGGACGCAGCTGGCCGCGGCGCAGGCGCGCGATGCCGCGATGAAGGCGGCGCTCGTCCAGGCCGAGGCGACGCTCGTCACCGCCAAGACCGAGGCGAAGCAGGGCCGCAAGAGCCAACGTCGCGCCGAGCGTGTCGTGGAGCGGATGACCGTGGAGTCGCTGCAGGGCGGCTCGCCGAGCATGCGTGCGTTCGCGGCGCTGGTGAACGGCGTCGATGCTGCGACCTACGGCAAGCAGGTCAGCCTCGACCAGGCCGTCACCGATGCGCGCCTGGCGAAGGTCGACACGCTCGAGGCCACGCGCGTGATGCTGGACCTCCACCGCAAGCGGGTGCAGAAGGCCCGGGACGAGGTGAAGGTCAAGCGGCAGGAGGCCGCGGACAACCTCGCCGAGCAGGAGCGGCTCGAGCTGGCCGCCGAGGAGCAGGAGGCTCAGGTCTCCGAGCTCGTGGCGACGAACGCCACGGCCCGGACCACGGCAGCCAAGGCCCGGTCGGACGACGCGGCTCAGCTGGCCGCGCTCGAGTCCGAGCGCTACTCGATCTCGCGTCGACTGAAGGCGATCGCGGCCGCCGAGCGCGCAGCGGCACAGCGTGAGCGCGAGCGGGAGCGCAAGCGGCTCGAGGCGCAGAAGAAGCGCAACAACAGTGGCGGAGGCGGCAACAACGGCGGTGGCAACAACGGCGGTGGCGGCAACGGCGGTGGCGGCAACGGTGGCGGCGGCAACGGTGGCGGTGGCGGCGCTGACGGCGGTTCGTCGCTGTCGTACCCGGTCCAGGCGCCGATCACCTCGGCGTACGGGATGCGGTTCCACCCCGTCCTGCACTACTGGAAGCTCCACGACGGCACGGACTTCGGCGCCGCGTGCGGCACGCCGGTGCATGCCGCGGCGGGCGGCCGGGTCGTGGACCGCTACTACAACGCCGGTTACGGCAACCGCGTGATCATCTCGCACGGCCAGATGCGCGGTCGCAGCGTCGCCACGACGTACAACCACCTTTCGCGCTACTCGGCCTTCCCGGGTCAGCGCGTCAAGCGCGGTGACGTCATCGGGTACGTGGGGACGACGGGCTACTCGACCGGTTGTCACCTGCACTTCATGGTCATGCTGGACGGAGACACGACCAACCCGATGAACTGGCTCTGA
- the ftsX gene encoding permease-like cell division protein FtsX — MALGSIFSELTTGLRRNFSMTVSLVVTMSVSLVLASLGLLLQAQADRTEKYFGDRLQIQVNLCTQNSSADSCVGGRATPEQESEVEAALESNPEVKSFERWSPERNYEQAQERLGQNEEDRKQLEALGPESFGTSYMVTLEDPNEFQGVQSQISGMDGVASVFSLRDLLAPLFEVLSKLRWAALGTSLLLIVAAVLQVSNTIRMTAYARRREIGIMRLVGASTWHIQLPFILESLVAAVVSAALACGGLAAFMHFVVYGFLRDRLAGLTTWVRWQEAVTVMGYTTVLALLLALVPTLVMTRRYLKV; from the coding sequence ATGGCACTGGGAAGCATCTTTTCCGAGCTCACCACTGGGCTGCGACGCAACTTCTCGATGACGGTCTCGCTCGTCGTCACGATGAGCGTCTCGCTGGTCCTGGCGTCCCTGGGACTGCTCCTGCAGGCGCAGGCGGACCGCACCGAGAAGTACTTCGGCGACCGTCTCCAGATCCAGGTCAACCTCTGCACCCAGAACTCCTCGGCCGACTCGTGCGTCGGCGGTCGGGCAACGCCCGAGCAGGAGTCCGAGGTCGAGGCCGCGCTCGAGAGCAACCCCGAGGTGAAGTCGTTCGAGCGGTGGAGCCCCGAGCGGAACTACGAGCAGGCACAGGAGCGCCTCGGCCAGAACGAGGAGGACCGCAAGCAGCTCGAGGCCCTCGGCCCGGAGTCGTTCGGCACCTCGTACATGGTGACCCTCGAGGACCCCAACGAGTTCCAGGGAGTCCAGAGCCAGATCAGCGGCATGGACGGCGTCGCGTCGGTCTTCAGCCTGCGTGACCTGCTCGCGCCCCTGTTCGAGGTTCTGTCCAAGCTGCGCTGGGCCGCGCTCGGGACGTCGCTCCTCCTGATCGTCGCCGCCGTCCTCCAGGTCTCCAACACGATCCGGATGACCGCGTACGCACGCCGCCGCGAGATCGGCATCATGCGTCTCGTCGGCGCCTCGACCTGGCACATCCAACTCCCGTTCATCCTCGAGTCGCTGGTCGCCGCCGTGGTGTCGGCCGCCCTGGCGTGCGGTGGCCTCGCGGCATTCATGCACTTCGTCGTGTACGGCTTCCTCCGAGACCGGCTCGCTGGTCTGACGACCTGGGTGCGATGGCAGGAGGCGGTCACCGTGATGGGCTACACGACGGTGCTGGCGCTCCTTCTCGCGCTCGTCCCGACCCTGGTGATGACGCGGCGCTACCTGAAGGTGTAG
- the ftsE gene encoding cell division ATP-binding protein FtsE — protein sequence MIRFENVSKTYPGQPRPALEKLSLEIEKGEFVFLVGQSGSGKSTFMRMILRETRPSTGRVYVAGKEINRLANWKVPKLRRQLGTVFQDFRLLPNKTVSENVAFALQVIGKSRSEIRRVVPETLELVGLEGKGDRMPDELSGGEQQRVAVARAFVNRPMILIADEPTGNLDPATSVGIMKLLDRINRTGTTVVMATHDAGIVDQMRKRVIELAGGVLVRDQSRGAYDYEN from the coding sequence GTGATCCGCTTCGAGAACGTCAGCAAGACCTATCCGGGGCAGCCGCGACCCGCGCTCGAGAAGCTCAGCCTCGAGATCGAGAAGGGCGAGTTCGTCTTCCTCGTCGGCCAGTCAGGGTCGGGCAAGTCCACGTTCATGCGCATGATCCTGCGCGAGACACGACCGAGCACCGGACGCGTCTACGTCGCCGGCAAGGAGATCAACCGCCTCGCGAACTGGAAGGTCCCGAAGCTGCGCCGCCAGCTCGGCACCGTGTTCCAGGACTTCCGTCTGCTCCCCAATAAGACGGTCTCCGAGAACGTCGCGTTCGCGCTCCAGGTGATCGGCAAGTCGCGGTCGGAGATCCGTCGGGTCGTCCCGGAGACGTTGGAGCTGGTGGGGCTCGAGGGCAAGGGTGATCGCATGCCCGACGAGCTCTCGGGTGGCGAGCAGCAGCGTGTCGCCGTGGCACGGGCGTTCGTGAACCGGCCGATGATCCTCATCGCCGACGAGCCCACCGGCAACCTCGACCCCGCGACGTCGGTGGGCATCATGAAGCTCCTCGACCGGATCAACCGCACCGGCACGACCGTCGTCATGGCGACCCACGACGCCGGCATCGTCGACCAGATGCGCAAGCGAGTCATCGAGCTCGCCGGCGGCGTGCTGGTCCGTGACCAGTCCCGCGGCGCGTACGACTACGAGAACTGA
- the prfB gene encoding peptide chain release factor 2 has protein sequence MAARDYDAALKALGTTMTSIEAVLDLDAMRAEVADLQEQVAAPDLWDDQANAQVVTGRLSVLQAELERVSSLRQRIDDATILVELAREESDADVLAEADAELDRLEKAVEALEVRTLLAGEYDAREALVSIRSGAGGVDAADFAEMLQRMYVRWAERHKYPVEVYDTSYAEEAGIKSTTFAIKAPYAYGTLSVESGTHRLVRISPFDNQGRRQTSFAAVEVVPVLEQTDQIDIPEDEIRVDVYRSSGPGGQSVNTTDSAVRLTHIPTGTVVSCQNEKSQLQNKASAMVILKAKLLALKKAEERAQLDELRGDVQASWGDQMRSYVLNPYQMVKDLRTEYETGNTQAVFDGEIDEFIEAGIRWRRGAESAAK, from the coding sequence GTGGCAGCACGGGACTACGACGCAGCACTGAAGGCACTCGGCACGACGATGACGTCGATCGAGGCCGTTCTCGACCTCGATGCGATGCGGGCAGAGGTCGCCGACCTTCAGGAGCAGGTGGCTGCCCCGGACCTCTGGGACGACCAGGCGAACGCGCAGGTCGTGACCGGACGTCTGTCGGTGCTCCAGGCGGAGCTCGAGCGCGTCTCGAGCCTGCGCCAACGGATCGACGACGCCACGATCCTCGTCGAGCTGGCGCGCGAGGAGTCCGACGCCGACGTCCTCGCCGAGGCCGACGCCGAGCTCGACCGGCTCGAGAAGGCCGTCGAGGCGCTCGAGGTCCGGACGCTCCTGGCAGGGGAGTACGACGCCCGCGAGGCGCTCGTCTCGATCCGTTCTGGCGCCGGCGGTGTGGATGCCGCCGACTTCGCCGAGATGCTGCAGCGGATGTACGTCCGCTGGGCCGAGCGCCACAAGTACCCCGTCGAGGTCTACGACACCTCGTACGCCGAGGAGGCGGGGATCAAGTCGACGACCTTCGCCATCAAGGCGCCCTACGCGTACGGCACGCTCTCCGTCGAGTCGGGCACGCACCGTCTCGTCCGGATCAGCCCGTTCGACAACCAGGGGCGCCGGCAGACGTCGTTCGCGGCCGTCGAGGTGGTGCCGGTTCTCGAGCAGACCGACCAGATCGACATCCCCGAGGACGAGATCCGCGTGGACGTCTATCGCTCGTCGGGGCCCGGCGGCCAGAGCGTCAACACCACCGACTCCGCCGTCCGCCTCACCCACATCCCCACCGGCACCGTCGTGAGCTGCCAGAACGAGAAGAGCCAGCTCCAGAACAAGGCGAGCGCCATGGTGATCCTCAAGGCGAAGCTCCTCGCCCTCAAGAAGGCCGAGGAGCGTGCGCAGCTCGACGAGCTGCGGGGCGACGTCCAGGCGTCGTGGGGCGATCAGATGCGGTCGTACGTCCTCAACCCGTACCAGATGGTCAAGGACCTCCGGACCGAGTACGAGACCGGCAACACGCAGGCCGTCTTCGACGGTGAGATCGACGAGTTCATCGAGGCGGGCATCCGTTGGCGGCGTGGCGCGGAGTCGGCCGCGAAGTAG
- a CDS encoding sulfatase-like hydrolase/transferase: MGVRSWRAPAIAIAAAVVVTAGAVVVAGAHDPMPVSASGATDGALAAGAAGTGGLAPAVTPAGSARFRPNMVVIVADDLDSSLVKYMPNVQRLRKRGADFRRHFVVDSLCCSSRAAFLTGMYPHNTKVFNNVTGPDRSNPTGGYAAWLKAKNDAKTFAYAINRSGGGSYHTGFFGKFINLYQGSPGSAVPAGWNTFNAMSSSRMYAMWGYPMTSVATSASGARVVARHFYGTRDRDYSTDVLRRMSVAHINRVERAGKPYFVEIAPTATHFRVGKPARKGDNWFPAAPRDLPRKGKKARKNPRLRYGDCGTKRCERIDVRKLPGFNASRAPSRPRYVDGRLAPMFGTTKKLPRKQVKAMQKRYRDRVRMAQSLDDLVGAVMRSVGPDTYIAFTSDNGYHMGHKRLPSGKSSPYDTDIRVPLIIAGPGVVRGPRYQVVQSIDLASTFEHIAGRTPSQARDGRSLLPILRNPRASWSRYAFLEHTRPARSVDDPDGEGWTPLVPSYVAVRSADKLLVRYDTLGGDPAGYTYEYYRGLTRKGAWERTNTYNPTDPEILAMRSRIERFKECAGARCRDLAR, from the coding sequence GTGGGCGTCAGAAGTTGGCGAGCTCCCGCCATCGCGATCGCGGCAGCAGTGGTCGTCACGGCGGGTGCTGTGGTGGTGGCAGGTGCGCACGACCCGATGCCCGTCTCCGCCAGCGGCGCCACGGATGGTGCGTTGGCTGCCGGCGCAGCGGGCACGGGTGGTCTGGCACCCGCCGTCACTCCCGCGGGATCAGCGCGGTTCCGTCCCAACATGGTCGTGATCGTGGCTGACGACCTCGACAGCTCCCTCGTGAAGTACATGCCGAACGTGCAGAGGCTGCGCAAGCGTGGAGCGGACTTCAGGCGGCACTTCGTCGTCGACTCGCTGTGCTGCTCGTCGCGTGCGGCATTCCTGACCGGGATGTATCCGCACAACACCAAGGTCTTCAACAACGTCACCGGCCCGGACCGCTCCAACCCGACCGGTGGCTACGCGGCGTGGTTGAAGGCGAAGAACGATGCCAAGACCTTCGCGTACGCGATCAACCGGTCCGGCGGCGGCAGCTATCACACCGGCTTCTTCGGGAAGTTCATCAATCTCTACCAGGGAAGCCCCGGAAGCGCCGTCCCGGCGGGATGGAACACCTTCAACGCGATGAGCTCCTCGCGGATGTACGCGATGTGGGGCTATCCGATGACCTCGGTGGCGACGTCCGCATCCGGCGCACGAGTCGTCGCCCGGCACTTCTACGGGACCCGCGACCGCGACTACTCGACAGACGTCCTTCGCCGCATGTCGGTCGCGCACATCAATCGGGTCGAGCGCGCAGGCAAGCCCTACTTCGTCGAGATCGCCCCCACCGCCACGCACTTCCGCGTCGGCAAGCCGGCACGCAAGGGAGACAACTGGTTCCCGGCGGCACCCCGTGACCTTCCGCGCAAGGGCAAGAAGGCCCGAAAGAACCCGCGGCTGCGTTACGGCGACTGCGGGACCAAGCGCTGCGAGAGGATCGACGTCCGCAAGCTCCCGGGATTCAACGCGAGCCGTGCCCCCTCGCGTCCCCGCTACGTCGACGGCCGCCTGGCGCCGATGTTCGGTACGACGAAGAAGCTTCCGCGCAAGCAGGTCAAGGCCATGCAGAAGCGCTACCGGGACCGGGTCCGGATGGCGCAGTCGCTCGACGACCTCGTGGGCGCCGTGATGCGCTCTGTCGGACCCGACACCTACATCGCCTTCACGAGCGACAACGGCTACCACATGGGACACAAGCGACTTCCCTCCGGGAAGTCCAGCCCGTACGACACGGACATCCGGGTGCCGTTGATCATCGCCGGCCCTGGCGTCGTACGCGGCCCCCGCTACCAGGTGGTCCAGAGCATCGACCTCGCGTCGACCTTCGAGCACATCGCGGGGCGCACACCTTCCCAGGCACGTGACGGACGGTCCTTGCTGCCCATCCTCCGCAATCCGCGGGCTTCGTGGTCGCGCTACGCGTTCCTCGAGCACACTCGACCGGCACGCTCGGTGGACGATCCGGACGGTGAGGGCTGGACCCCGTTGGTGCCGTCGTACGTGGCGGTCCGCTCGGCCGACAAGCTGCTCGTGCGCTACGACACGCTGGGTGGCGACCCTGCGGGGTACACGTACGAGTACTACCGCGGTCTTACGCGCAAGGGGGCGTGGGAGCGGACCAACACGTACAACCCGACCGATCCGGAGATTCTGGCGATGCGATCTCGCATCGAGAGGTTCAAGGAGTGTGCGGGTGCTCGCTGCCGTGACCTGGCCCGATAG